Proteins encoded in a region of the Streptomyces sp. NBC_01471 genome:
- a CDS encoding phenylacetate--CoA ligase family protein, producing MFGTALSQLRYGLAILRNRRIRPQDLERIARDLVATLAEFGEPGADSALLPGQAGAVDPAVRRTVTERSLRATARAAAQHTAYYRRTFDGLGLDPLTLTPDTWDRIPVTPKAALRGLPAAFVSAASTPALMALTTGTSGTPTTVWYSRAEVEIAVAMSTVSAVLGMGLRPRHTMAYAGCSRATLPLINVEESVTRIGASFVQIGTVDPVVALDRLATPLGLRGKAPQITHLTISASYLSALVEEAERSGWRASDFGLESIGVGGEVLSEPLKERAAAALGARISTAYMMTETLPSGGTPCTEGHLHHTTEFGHLEILDPVTHEPTPPGAIGTIVQTPYVPYRDCTLLLRYATGDLVARPEAAPRCELAHLPATSPVLGRWSGPLSRAVPTRSVLNLLEAEPDIPLPARHALVEHPPGPRLHVLVRRLPAAALLGRLEDRATAAGLALDAIVLHDDPAALPPTGPVRADLREHTFESARPAAVRVASPA from the coding sequence TTGTTCGGCACCGCCCTCAGTCAACTCCGTTACGGCCTGGCGATCCTGCGCAATCGTCGGATCCGGCCACAGGACCTCGAACGTATCGCCCGCGACCTGGTCGCGACTCTGGCGGAGTTCGGAGAGCCCGGAGCGGACTCGGCTCTGCTGCCCGGTCAGGCCGGTGCCGTCGACCCCGCCGTACGGCGGACCGTCACCGAACGAAGTCTCCGGGCCACGGCCCGGGCCGCCGCCCAGCACACGGCCTACTACCGGCGGACCTTCGACGGCCTGGGGCTCGATCCCCTCACCCTCACGCCGGACACCTGGGACCGGATCCCCGTCACGCCCAAGGCGGCTCTGCGCGGCCTGCCCGCTGCCTTCGTGTCCGCTGCTTCCACTCCCGCGCTGATGGCACTCACCACGGGGACCAGCGGTACGCCCACCACCGTCTGGTACTCCCGGGCCGAGGTGGAGATCGCGGTCGCCATGAGCACCGTCTCGGCCGTGCTCGGCATGGGGCTGCGGCCCCGCCACACCATGGCGTACGCGGGCTGTTCCCGGGCGACCCTGCCGCTGATCAACGTGGAGGAGTCGGTGACCCGGATCGGCGCCTCGTTCGTCCAGATCGGCACCGTCGACCCGGTGGTGGCGCTGGACCGGCTCGCCACCCCGCTCGGGCTGCGGGGCAAGGCCCCGCAGATCACCCACCTGACGATCTCCGCGTCCTACCTGTCCGCCCTGGTGGAGGAGGCGGAGCGCAGCGGCTGGCGGGCTTCGGACTTCGGCCTGGAGTCCATCGGCGTCGGCGGAGAAGTGCTGTCCGAGCCGCTGAAGGAGCGGGCAGCCGCCGCCCTGGGCGCCCGGATCTCCACGGCGTACATGATGACCGAGACCCTGCCGTCGGGCGGGACGCCGTGCACCGAGGGGCATCTGCACCACACCACCGAGTTCGGGCACCTGGAGATACTCGATCCCGTGACCCATGAGCCGACGCCGCCCGGCGCGATCGGCACCATCGTCCAGACCCCGTATGTGCCCTATCGGGACTGCACCCTGCTGCTGCGTTACGCGACCGGTGATCTGGTCGCGCGTCCGGAGGCCGCGCCCAGGTGCGAACTCGCCCACCTGCCGGCGACCTCGCCCGTACTCGGCCGCTGGTCGGGTCCGCTGAGCCGCGCCGTCCCCACCCGGTCGGTGCTGAACCTGCTGGAGGCGGAGCCGGACATTCCGCTGCCTGCGCGCCATGCCCTGGTCGAGCACCCCCCGGGGCCGCGGCTCCACGTCCTGGTCCGCCGGCTGCCCGCTGCCGCCCTGCTCGGCAGGCTGGAGGACCGGGCCACCGCTGCGGGCCTCGCACTGGACGCGATCGTCCTCCATGACGACCCGGCCGCGCTGCCGCCGACCGGCCCGGTCCGGGCCGATCTGCGGGAGCACACCTTCGAGTCGGCCCGCCCGGCCGCGGTACGCGTCGCGAGCCCGGCATGA
- a CDS encoding isocitrate lyase/PEP mutase family protein, with protein MRYGPALREDISAPGTTPLIGIYDMYSASVAAEHYDGFFVSGFGFAASHYGLPDIGYIAWPDMVAFVERLRLAFPGRHLLVDIDDGYVDPEVACHVVQRLDRAGASGVILEDQKRPRRCGHADGKQVLPFEEYLDKLNMVLECRGEMVVVARTDAVEEDDILYRAAALAKTDADVVLVDGVRSVEWIRRIRDVIGDKPLLFNQIAGGKSPRLSLPELDALDVDVAIYSTPCLFAAHEAIDAAMRSLKAANGRLPEVSGPRSIGVPESTQLLERNISRHHDSSSRLGV; from the coding sequence ATGCGTTACGGACCAGCGCTGCGCGAGGACATCTCTGCGCCCGGCACCACACCGCTCATCGGTATCTACGACATGTATTCGGCTTCTGTCGCCGCCGAACACTACGACGGGTTCTTCGTCTCCGGATTCGGTTTCGCGGCTTCGCACTACGGCCTTCCCGACATCGGCTACATCGCCTGGCCGGACATGGTCGCGTTCGTGGAGCGGCTGCGTCTGGCCTTCCCGGGCCGGCACCTCCTCGTCGACATCGACGACGGATACGTGGACCCGGAGGTCGCGTGCCACGTCGTGCAGCGCCTGGACCGGGCGGGCGCGTCCGGCGTGATCCTGGAGGACCAGAAGCGTCCCCGCCGCTGCGGGCACGCCGACGGCAAGCAGGTCCTGCCGTTCGAGGAGTACCTGGACAAACTCAACATGGTGCTGGAATGCCGGGGCGAGATGGTCGTGGTGGCCCGCACGGACGCGGTCGAGGAGGACGACATCCTCTACCGGGCCGCGGCGCTGGCCAAGACCGACGCCGATGTGGTCCTCGTCGACGGCGTACGCAGTGTGGAGTGGATCCGCCGCATCCGGGACGTCATCGGGGACAAGCCGCTGCTCTTCAACCAGATCGCCGGCGGCAAGTCACCGCGCCTGTCGCTCCCGGAGCTGGACGCGCTGGACGTGGACGTCGCGATCTACTCCACTCCGTGCCTCTTCGCCGCTCACGAGGCCATCGACGCCGCGATGCGGAGTCTCAAGGCAGCGAACGGACGTCTTCCCGAGGTGAGCGGCCCGCGAAGCATCGGCGTGCCGGAGTCGACACAGCTGCTGGAGCGCAACATCAGCCGCCACCACGATTCCTCCTCGCGCCTGGGTGTCTGA
- a CDS encoding LLM class F420-dependent oxidoreductase — protein sequence MTVGVALNAPDAVNQIDATVQLAREAAGAGLRSAWFGQTFGADSPQLAAIVGREVSGLNVGTSAIPVFGRHPLVVSSQAQTAQAATHGRYHLGLALGTKLLTEGGFGIPYTRPIARLREFLVALRQLTETGAADFHGELLTATTPVSARVPGAEGGVPLLVAAMGPQALRASGELADGILPYLAGPRALAEHIVPAVTAAAEAAGRPAPRIVAIVPGVVTDDADSVRQKAGEQLAFYEQIPSYARVIELSGGTRAVDVAVIGNEKTVAAEVRRYRDAGATEVVFAATEIAGDAARRRTWEILGELAN from the coding sequence ATGACTGTGGGAGTAGCACTCAACGCGCCTGACGCCGTCAACCAGATCGATGCCACGGTGCAACTCGCCCGGGAAGCCGCGGGCGCAGGGCTGAGATCCGCCTGGTTCGGGCAGACTTTCGGCGCCGACTCGCCTCAACTCGCCGCGATCGTCGGGCGTGAGGTATCCGGTCTGAATGTGGGCACGTCCGCCATCCCTGTCTTCGGACGCCACCCTCTCGTCGTCTCCAGCCAGGCACAGACAGCGCAGGCCGCCACGCACGGCCGCTACCACCTCGGACTCGCGCTCGGCACCAAGCTCCTGACCGAGGGCGGCTTCGGTATCCCGTATACACGGCCCATCGCCCGGCTGCGCGAATTCCTGGTGGCGCTGCGCCAGTTGACCGAGACCGGCGCCGCTGATTTTCACGGTGAACTGCTCACGGCGACCACGCCGGTCTCCGCGCGGGTGCCCGGGGCTGAAGGGGGCGTGCCCCTGCTCGTGGCCGCGATGGGGCCGCAGGCGCTGCGCGCCAGTGGTGAGCTGGCGGACGGGATCCTGCCCTATCTCGCCGGTCCCCGGGCCCTGGCCGAGCACATCGTGCCGGCCGTCACGGCTGCGGCGGAGGCAGCGGGCCGTCCCGCGCCCCGGATCGTGGCGATCGTGCCCGGCGTGGTGACCGACGACGCCGACTCCGTACGACAGAAAGCCGGTGAACAGTTGGCGTTCTATGAACAGATCCCGTCGTACGCGCGCGTCATTGAGCTGTCCGGCGGCACGCGCGCTGTCGACGTGGCCGTGATCGGCAACGAAAAGACGGTCGCCGCCGAGGTGCGTCGCTACCGGGATGCCGGGGCGACCGAGGTGGTGTTCGCGGCAACGGAGATCGCAGGAGACGCCGCCCGGCGCCGGACCTGGGAAATTCTGGGAGAGCTGGCCAATTGA
- a CDS encoding MbtH family protein — protein MLNPFDDGSARFVVLVNEERQYSLWPAASEVPGGWTAARAEGSRQECLDFIETNWSDMRPASLVAAMEAVDQ, from the coding sequence GTGCTCAATCCTTTCGATGACGGTTCGGCTCGGTTCGTGGTACTGGTCAATGAGGAGCGTCAGTACTCGCTCTGGCCTGCCGCTTCCGAGGTACCGGGTGGATGGACCGCCGCGCGGGCCGAGGGCTCGCGTCAGGAGTGTCTGGACTTCATCGAGACCAACTGGTCCGACATGCGGCCCGCCAGTCTCGTCGCGGCCATGGAAGCCGTGGACCAGTAG